In Firmicutes bacterium HGW-Firmicutes-1, a genomic segment contains:
- a CDS encoding sugar ABC transporter permease, whose translation MEDNKISKSQIKIMIKNNIRQYTMFIALISIMLIFSVIESKFLSPRNISTLFLQTGYIAILTCGVVLIIVAGHIDLSIGAVVGLTGAIAARLMVTMGLPMWLAIILTLVAGLIIGIWQGAWVAYGNVPGFIVTLAGMLIFNGLLLLVTKGGVTINFPQEFKLIGQGYIPTLFMENNVKDMIPHDTTMIILVLSLVGFVLFEMKKRADRKKYNFHVLSTKLFIAKLFGVSALISAVLGVMALYKGMPYSILIVIIIAGFYTFLTNNTAFGRHVYAIGGNKEAAKLSGINIKLRTLMIFASMGVLSAAGGIVYGARVGSASSSAGAGMELDVIAAAIIGGTSTMGGEGTIIGAVIGALVMGTLENGLLLVGVSTEARMIIKGLVLLLAVFVDIKTRKNKS comes from the coding sequence ATGGAAGATAATAAAATCAGTAAGTCACAAATTAAAATTATGATTAAAAATAATATTAGACAATATACAATGTTTATTGCACTAATAAGTATTATGTTGATTTTTTCAGTTATTGAATCAAAATTTTTATCTCCAAGAAATATCTCTACTTTGTTTTTGCAAACAGGATATATTGCAATTTTAACGTGTGGAGTTGTACTAATTATAGTAGCAGGACATATCGACTTATCCATTGGCGCAGTAGTAGGACTTACAGGAGCAATTGCTGCTAGGCTTATGGTTACAATGGGGCTACCAATGTGGTTAGCCATTATACTTACTTTAGTAGCAGGACTTATAATTGGTATATGGCAAGGTGCTTGGGTAGCTTATGGAAATGTCCCAGGATTTATCGTAACTTTGGCAGGTATGTTGATTTTTAATGGACTCTTGTTATTGGTTACAAAAGGTGGAGTTACCATTAACTTTCCTCAAGAATTTAAACTTATTGGTCAAGGATATATTCCAACGTTGTTTATGGAAAACAATGTAAAAGATATGATTCCACATGATACAACGATGATTATCTTGGTATTGTCTTTAGTGGGCTTTGTATTATTTGAAATGAAAAAAAGAGCGGATAGAAAGAAATACAATTTCCATGTTTTATCTACAAAGCTTTTTATTGCGAAACTATTTGGTGTTTCAGCATTAATTTCGGCGGTATTAGGCGTAATGGCATTATACAAAGGTATGCCATACTCAATCCTTATAGTTATTATTATTGCAGGCTTTTATACATTCTTAACGAATAACACAGCCTTTGGTAGACATGTATATGCTATTGGAGGAAATAAAGAAGCAGCAAAATTATCTGGTATTAACATTAAGCTCAGAACATTAATGATATTTGCTTCAATGGGTGTTTTAAGTGCTGCTGGTGGTATCGTATATGGAGCAAGAGTTGGTTCTGCAAGCTCATCTGCAGGAGCAGGTATGGAGCTAGATGTAATTGCTGCAGCCATTATCGGTGGTACTAGTACCATGGGTGGTGAAGGTACGATCATTGGAGCTGTTATCGGGGCACTAGTTATGGGAACCTTGGAAAATGGTTTACTCTTAGTAGGGGTATCCACAGAAGCAAGAATGATTATTAAAGGTTTGGTATTACTTCTTGCAGTATTTGTTGACATTAAAACAAGAAAAAATAAAAGCTAA
- a CDS encoding O-acetylhomoserine aminocarboxypropyltransferase (catalyzes the formation of L-methionine and acetate from O-acetyl-L-homoserine and methanethiol), translating to MNQNWKLETKAVQSGYSPKNGEPRVLPIYQSTTYRYDTCEEVANLFDLKTVGHMYTRISNPTVAAFEEKIAQLEGGIGAMATASGQSATLLSIMNICQAGEHILSVSSLYGGTYSLLKTTLKKFGIEVTFVDPDLAQEVLQTYIRDNTKAVFAESIGNPGLNVLDFEKFTDLAHKNNLPLIVDNTFPTPFLLRPFDYGVDIVIHSGTKYIDGHATSVGGIIVDSGKFNWSNGKFPEMTTPDDSYHGVVYTQDFGNAAYITKARVQLLRDTGAAISPMNAFLMNLGLETLHLRMERHCENALKIAQWLQQQDEVEWVNYPGLPNHPSYELGKKYLPKGCSGVLTFGLKGGRLAGEKFIDSLKLIALVVHVADVRSSVLHPASTTHRQLTEAEQIASGVKPELIRFSVGIENRLDIIDDLRQALDQVANA from the coding sequence ATGAATCAAAATTGGAAACTAGAAACCAAAGCAGTACAAAGTGGATATTCACCAAAAAACGGGGAACCTAGAGTACTACCAATTTATCAAAGTACAACCTACAGATACGATACATGTGAGGAGGTAGCTAATTTATTTGACCTTAAAACAGTAGGTCACATGTATACTAGAATTAGTAATCCCACGGTAGCAGCATTTGAAGAAAAGATTGCACAGCTTGAAGGCGGCATAGGGGCCATGGCTACTGCTTCTGGACAATCAGCTACCCTTTTATCAATCATGAATATTTGTCAGGCAGGAGAACATATATTATCTGTTAGTTCATTATATGGTGGTACCTACTCTTTATTAAAAACAACGCTTAAAAAGTTTGGCATTGAAGTAACCTTTGTTGATCCAGACCTTGCACAAGAAGTGTTGCAGACCTATATTAGAGATAATACAAAAGCAGTTTTTGCAGAAAGTATTGGAAATCCAGGACTAAATGTTTTGGACTTTGAAAAATTTACTGACTTGGCACATAAGAATAATCTACCACTCATAGTTGATAATACTTTTCCTACACCATTTTTATTAAGGCCATTTGATTATGGGGTAGATATTGTAATACACTCAGGAACCAAGTATATTGATGGGCATGCGACAAGTGTAGGAGGAATTATAGTTGATAGCGGTAAGTTTAATTGGTCAAATGGTAAGTTTCCGGAAATGACTACACCAGATGACAGCTACCATGGTGTTGTTTATACCCAAGATTTTGGTAATGCAGCTTATATTACAAAAGCAAGGGTACAGCTATTAAGAGACACTGGTGCGGCAATTAGTCCTATGAATGCTTTTTTGATGAATCTTGGACTGGAAACACTTCATTTAAGAATGGAACGTCACTGTGAGAATGCGCTTAAGATTGCTCAGTGGTTACAACAACAAGATGAAGTTGAATGGGTAAACTATCCAGGACTACCTAATCACCCTTCTTATGAATTAGGCAAGAAGTACTTACCGAAAGGCTGTAGTGGTGTACTAACTTTCGGACTAAAGGGTGGAAGATTAGCTGGAGAAAAGTTCATTGATAGTTTAAAATTGATAGCGCTAGTTGTTCACGTTGCAGATGTTAGGTCTTCGGTATTACATCCAGCAAGTACAACGCATAGACAGCTTACGGAGGCTGAGCAAATTGCATCCGGCGTTAAACCAGAGTTGATTCGTTTCTCAGTTGGAATTGAAAATAGGTTGGATATTATTGATGATTTGAGACAAGCATTAGATCAAGTTGCAAACGCTTAA
- a CDS encoding N-acetylmuramoyl-L-alanine amidase has product MEITTQIKTLLIPSGTKRRSGIKMNKVEFFVDHDTGNANSTAQNNVSYFIRSANTLSASAHVFVDDKEAIMCIPCMDNPEKAWHVLYDKVKDNELFGGDANDIAIGLELCYFPNDKKRSLKAYENYVQIAAYLSKYHNVNPSKRLGHFELDPDRRTDPNNALKYIGKTYLDMKSDILIKYKELISEEEPIVDEPTNGTEDVADWAKDAQAWVIQNHVSDGTNPKNNVSREEVWTMLYRAYQLGKS; this is encoded by the coding sequence ATGGAAATAACAACGCAAATAAAAACTCTATTAATACCATCGGGTACAAAAAGAAGAAGTGGAATCAAAATGAACAAGGTTGAATTCTTTGTAGACCATGATACAGGAAATGCTAATTCGACTGCACAAAATAATGTCTCCTACTTCATTAGATCTGCAAACACCTTGTCAGCATCCGCTCATGTGTTTGTTGATGATAAAGAGGCAATCATGTGTATTCCTTGCATGGACAACCCCGAAAAAGCATGGCATGTGCTATATGACAAAGTAAAGGATAATGAATTATTTGGTGGAGATGCCAATGATATTGCTATCGGTCTAGAGTTATGTTATTTTCCAAATGATAAAAAGCGGTCACTTAAAGCATATGAAAACTATGTGCAAATCGCAGCTTATTTATCAAAATACCATAATGTAAATCCATCAAAGAGACTTGGACATTTTGAATTAGATCCAGATCGAAGAACGGATCCCAATAATGCCTTGAAGTATATAGGTAAAACGTACTTAGATATGAAAAGCGATATCTTAATAAAATACAAAGAGCTTATTAGTGAGGAGGAACCGATAGTGGATGAACCAACGAATGGTACAGAAGATGTAGCTGATTGGGCAAAAGATGCCCAAGCCTGGGTAATACAAAATCATGTAAGTGATGGAACGAATCCCAAGAATAATGTATCTCGGGAAGAGGTCTGGACAATGCTGTATAGAGCATATCAACTAGGTAAAAGCTAA
- a CDS encoding tRNA cyclic N6-threonylcarbamoyladenosine(37) synthase TcdA: MLHEFSRTELLIGKQGIEKLKNAKVAIFGIGGVGTFVVEGLVRSGVGKFVLIDDDCICLTNINRQLHATRKTVGKPKVEAMKERILDINPKAEVETIQSFYMPDNADEMLQDDYDYIVDAIDTVTAKIDLILQANKRNIPIISCMGAGNKLDPTKFEVTDIYKTSVCPLAKVMRKELKRRGVKKLKVVYSKETPMKPLEEDDSSCSNNCICPSGTTRKCTVRRQIPGSISFVPSVAGLIISGEVIKDMIR; the protein is encoded by the coding sequence ATGCTTCATGAATTTTCAAGAACAGAACTACTTATAGGAAAACAAGGTATAGAGAAGCTAAAGAATGCAAAGGTTGCTATATTTGGTATCGGTGGAGTAGGAACTTTTGTGGTTGAAGGCCTAGTTCGTTCAGGTGTTGGTAAATTTGTTTTAATTGATGACGATTGCATTTGTTTAACAAATATAAATAGACAACTTCATGCTACAAGAAAGACGGTAGGAAAACCTAAGGTTGAAGCTATGAAAGAAAGGATTCTAGATATTAATCCGAAAGCAGAAGTAGAAACCATTCAGAGCTTTTATATGCCAGACAATGCGGATGAAATGTTACAGGATGATTATGACTATATTGTTGATGCTATAGATACAGTAACGGCAAAGATAGATTTGATTTTACAAGCAAACAAAAGAAACATACCGATAATTAGTTGTATGGGGGCTGGGAATAAGCTTGATCCAACTAAATTTGAAGTGACAGATATTTATAAAACCTCTGTTTGTCCGCTTGCTAAGGTTATGAGAAAAGAGCTCAAACGAAGAGGCGTTAAAAAGCTAAAGGTAGTTTACTCGAAGGAAACTCCTATGAAACCCCTTGAAGAAGATGATTCAAGTTGTAGTAACAATTGTATTTGCCCCTCAGGAACAACAAGAAAATGCACTGTAAGGCGTCAAATCCCAGGTAGCATTTCTTTCGTTCCCTCAGTGGCAGGACTTATTATAAGCGGAGAAGTAATCAAAGATATGATACGATAG
- a CDS encoding Rrf2 family transcriptional regulator — protein MKISTKGRYALEAVLDLAVHSQTEVENLNNISERLKISKNYLEQLFSVLRKKELINSVRGAQGGYRLARSADKITAGEVIRAVEGPLSPVNCIEEGKCDDPCNDYSTCVTRLMWLRMMDEINKAADSVTISDLVDAYGKMKKKDIIEYFI, from the coding sequence ATGAAGATATCAACAAAAGGCAGATACGCGCTTGAGGCTGTACTGGATTTAGCAGTTCACTCCCAAACGGAGGTAGAGAATTTAAATAACATTTCTGAAAGATTGAAAATATCAAAAAACTATTTAGAGCAATTATTTAGTGTACTTAGAAAAAAAGAGCTTATTAATAGCGTTCGAGGTGCCCAAGGTGGATATAGGTTAGCCAGAAGTGCAGATAAAATTACTGCGGGTGAGGTCATACGTGCAGTAGAAGGACCATTATCACCAGTTAATTGTATAGAAGAAGGTAAATGTGATGATCCGTGCAATGATTACTCTACATGTGTAACTAGATTAATGTGGCTAAGAATGATGGATGAAATCAACAAGGCCGCGGATAGTGTTACAATTAGTGACTTAGTGGACGCATATGGAAAAATGAAGAAAAAAGACATTATCGAATATTTTATTTAA
- a CDS encoding Rrf2 family transcriptional regulator, whose protein sequence is MKISTKGRYGLRAMIDLAVYSNGTHVSLFSIAERQGISGIYLEQVFATLRKAGLVKSVKGAQGGYLLCDRPENIKVGQIIRSLEGDLSVIDEQESDKTDYSLISACVKENVWDKIDDNINKLVDGITLEDLVIEQNKLNDDSGSMFHI, encoded by the coding sequence ATGAAAATTTCAACAAAAGGTCGATATGGACTAAGAGCAATGATTGACTTAGCAGTATATTCAAATGGAACACATGTATCACTGTTTAGCATTGCAGAAAGACAAGGTATCTCAGGAATATATTTAGAGCAGGTTTTTGCTACTCTAAGAAAAGCGGGTCTTGTAAAAAGTGTTAAGGGAGCACAAGGAGGATATTTGTTGTGCGACAGACCAGAAAACATTAAAGTTGGCCAAATAATTCGTTCGCTCGAAGGAGATTTATCTGTTATAGATGAACAAGAATCCGACAAAACGGATTACAGTTTAATATCAGCATGTGTAAAAGAAAATGTTTGGGACAAAATAGATGATAATATTAATAAACTCGTCGATGGTATCACACTTGAGGATTTGGTAATAGAACAAAACAAATTAAATGATGATTCCGGTTCTATGTTTCATATTTAA
- a CDS encoding cystathionine gamma-synthase: MIFIGNVKNQSIETKVVHGDKGYDPHTGAISYPIYQSATFRHPGLNQSTGYDYSRLQNPTREELENTLAILENGKRGFAFSSGMAAISTVLKLFSPGAHIVVSDDMYGGTYRLFEEIYKGYGLEFSYVDTSIIKDVKEAIKDNTVALFIETPTNPLMKVSDLKALSDLAKEKGLLTIVDNTFLTPYYQRPLELGANIVVHSGTKYLGGHNDTLAGFVIMSDDKLIDKIQLIQKSEGAMLAPFDSWLILRGIKTLGVRLNKQQENAIKIANWLSNHEAVEKVYYVGLPEHLGYEISKKQASGFGAMISFTVKDIKFIPQVLERVQIILFAESLGGVESLITYPIVQTHSAIPEEMRKRVGVTDKLLRLSVGIEAAEDLIMDLEQALK, encoded by the coding sequence CTGATTTTCATTGGGAATGTAAAAAATCAAAGCATAGAAACAAAGGTTGTACACGGAGACAAGGGTTATGACCCACATACAGGAGCTATAAGCTATCCAATATATCAAAGCGCAACCTTTAGGCATCCAGGGCTAAATCAATCTACAGGATATGATTATTCGAGGCTTCAAAATCCAACAAGAGAAGAGCTGGAAAATACACTAGCAATCTTAGAAAATGGGAAACGAGGCTTTGCTTTTTCTAGTGGTATGGCAGCAATATCAACGGTACTTAAGCTTTTTTCGCCAGGAGCACATATCGTAGTTTCAGATGATATGTATGGAGGAACCTATAGACTATTTGAAGAAATTTATAAAGGCTATGGATTAGAATTTAGCTATGTTGATACGAGTATAATCAAGGATGTTAAAGAAGCTATTAAAGATAATACAGTAGCACTTTTTATTGAAACACCAACAAATCCATTAATGAAAGTATCCGATCTAAAAGCTCTTTCTGATTTGGCTAAGGAAAAAGGGCTATTGACTATAGTCGATAATACTTTTCTTACGCCTTATTATCAGCGACCGTTAGAGCTTGGTGCAAATATTGTTGTTCATAGTGGTACGAAATACTTAGGTGGTCATAATGATACACTAGCTGGATTTGTAATAATGAGTGATGATAAACTGATTGATAAAATTCAATTAATCCAAAAATCAGAAGGCGCAATGCTTGCACCATTTGATAGCTGGCTTATTTTAAGAGGAATTAAGACGTTAGGAGTTAGGCTTAATAAACAACAAGAAAACGCCATTAAAATTGCAAATTGGCTAAGTAACCACGAAGCAGTTGAAAAGGTTTATTATGTTGGATTACCAGAGCATTTAGGCTATGAGATCAGTAAAAAGCAAGCCTCAGGCTTTGGAGCTATGATTTCTTTTACAGTAAAAGACATTAAATTCATTCCCCAAGTTCTAGAAAGAGTACAGATTATTTTATTTGCTGAAAGCTTAGGTGGAGTAGAGAGTCTCATTACTTATCCAATTGTGCAAACGCATTCAGCTATACCTGAAGAAATGAGAAAAAGAGTAGGGGTGACAGATAAGTTACTAAGACTATCAGTTGGAATTGAGGCCGCAGAGGATCTAATCATGGATCTTGAGCAAGCTTTGAAATAA
- a CDS encoding cystathionine gamma-synthase (catalyzes the formation of cystathionine from L-cysteine and O-succinyl-L-homoserine), whose product MRFGTKLIHNKHAIDKNTGALSIPIYQVSTYHQEDIDLNQEYQYSRSENPTRKALEETIALLEGGERGFAFSSGMAATSSVLSIFSARDHIIVCEDVYGGTYRIANNFFTRFDFEISFVDATNVDAIKQAIKSNTKGIYLESPSNPTLKITDIKAISAIANENNIIVMVDNTFMSPYLQRPLELGAHIVIHSATKFIGGHSDVIAGLVVAKEPDLCNRIYAVQNGFGAILGPQDSWLLLRGLKTLKVRMDYQQNNARLLAQWLSLQPEVKTVYYPELHSHPGSQIHMSQSDGPGAVLSFETHDEDLARHFMKNVTTAAVAVSLGGVETIVSYPAKMSHASMPKPEREKRGISDALIRISLGLEDIEDILEDFKNALKK is encoded by the coding sequence ATGAGGTTTGGAACTAAATTAATCCATAATAAGCATGCCATAGATAAAAATACTGGAGCGTTAAGCATACCTATTTATCAAGTATCCACCTATCATCAGGAGGATATTGACTTAAATCAAGAATATCAATACTCAAGGTCAGAAAACCCTACTAGGAAAGCATTAGAAGAAACGATTGCATTACTTGAAGGAGGCGAAAGAGGTTTTGCATTTTCTTCTGGTATGGCAGCAACATCATCAGTGCTTTCAATATTTTCAGCTAGAGACCATATCATTGTTTGTGAAGATGTATATGGTGGTACATATAGAATTGCAAATAATTTCTTCACTCGATTTGATTTTGAAATAAGCTTTGTGGATGCAACAAATGTAGATGCAATCAAACAAGCCATAAAATCAAATACGAAAGGAATTTATTTGGAATCCCCATCAAACCCAACGTTAAAGATTACTGATATTAAAGCGATTAGCGCGATTGCGAATGAAAACAACATCATAGTCATGGTAGACAACACATTTATGTCACCCTACCTTCAGAGACCTTTAGAGCTTGGTGCACATATCGTTATTCATAGCGCTACAAAATTTATCGGTGGACACAGTGATGTGATCGCTGGCTTAGTTGTTGCAAAGGAACCTGATTTATGTAACAGGATTTATGCAGTTCAAAATGGATTTGGTGCTATCTTGGGCCCACAAGATTCCTGGCTATTATTAAGAGGTCTTAAAACCTTGAAGGTTAGAATGGACTATCAGCAAAATAACGCCAGACTACTTGCGCAATGGCTCAGTCTTCAACCCGAAGTCAAAACTGTATATTACCCAGAGCTACATTCACATCCCGGATCCCAAATTCATATGTCACAGTCTGATGGACCAGGTGCCGTCCTATCCTTCGAAACCCATGATGAAGACCTTGCTCGACACTTTATGAAAAACGTAACCACTGCTGCAGTAGCAGTCAGCCTTGGTGGCGTCGAAACAATCGTATCCTACCCCGCTAAAATGTCTCACGCTTCCATGCCAAAACCCGAACGTGAAAAACGAGGCATATCCGACGCCCTAATACGAATCTCACTAGGACTTGAAGATATCGAAGACATCCTTGAGGACTTTAAAAACGCACTAAAAAAATAA
- a CDS encoding fatty acid-binding protein DegV has product MAIKIVTDSTSYIPQNTLKALDISLVSLSVVFEETSYLETELDLSMFYGKLSKLDKLPTSSQPSTEDMYNTFKKHIMNGNSVVGIFLSSEMSGTFSTSQLVKGMILEEFPDAIIELIDSRTNCMEMGFVAIAAAKAAIDDQPMNDVLQIARKTMNCTRFIFAPSTLEFLKKGGRIGNASSLLADILKIKPVLTVKEGFTTTLAKIRTQKKALDYMLQVFSDDIKEYGYGNVIVHHIHCPNEANEFSKDVAELIGSAPEIISIGAVIGTHVGPGTLGIAYCTREPMR; this is encoded by the coding sequence ATGGCTATAAAAATTGTTACTGACAGTACCTCTTACATACCTCAAAACACCTTAAAGGCACTTGACATTTCTCTTGTATCCTTAAGCGTTGTTTTTGAAGAGACAAGTTACCTTGAAACCGAATTGGATTTATCAATGTTTTATGGAAAGCTATCTAAATTAGATAAGCTACCAACCTCTTCTCAGCCATCTACTGAAGATATGTACAATACCTTTAAAAAGCATATTATGAACGGCAATTCTGTTGTTGGAATCTTTTTATCTTCTGAAATGAGCGGAACATTTTCCACATCCCAATTAGTTAAGGGTATGATTTTAGAAGAATTTCCAGATGCGATCATAGAGCTAATTGATTCAAGAACAAATTGTATGGAAATGGGATTTGTTGCAATTGCTGCAGCTAAAGCAGCTATAGATGACCAACCTATGAATGATGTGCTACAAATAGCTCGTAAGACTATGAACTGTACACGTTTTATATTTGCTCCTAGTACTTTAGAGTTTTTAAAAAAAGGCGGAAGGATCGGCAATGCAAGCTCACTTCTAGCTGATATTTTAAAAATCAAACCAGTTTTAACCGTAAAGGAAGGCTTTACAACTACATTGGCTAAGATAAGAACTCAAAAGAAGGCATTGGATTATATGCTTCAAGTATTTAGTGACGATATTAAGGAATATGGGTACGGGAATGTGATTGTACATCATATTCATTGTCCAAATGAGGCCAATGAATTTTCGAAGGATGTTGCGGAGTTGATAGGTAGTGCTCCTGAGATTATTTCGATAGGGGCTGTTATTGGGACACATGTTGGTCCTGGGACTTTAGGTATTGCTTATTGTACTAGGGAGCCGATGCGGTAG
- the hisA gene encoding phosphoribosylformimino-5-aminoimidazole carboxamide ribotide isomerase yields the protein MFRPCIDLHNGQVKQIVGGTLTDSGQGMIENFVSEKDSTYYANLFKADGLKGGHVIMLGSGNEKAATEALQAYPNGLQVGGGINPENASIYLEKGASHVIVTSYVFNNGQIVFEHLEKMVKAISKEKLVLDLSCRQKSGKYYVVTDRWQKFTEYEVNQEHLRLLESYCDEFLIHGVDVEGKQQGIALQLVEDISKWIQIPVTYAGGIRSFEDIKTINRIGQGRVHYTIGSALDIFGGQMSYREVVNNQEN from the coding sequence ATGTTTAGACCATGTATTGATTTGCATAATGGACAAGTGAAACAAATTGTTGGAGGCACCTTAACAGATTCAGGTCAAGGTATGATCGAGAACTTCGTTTCTGAAAAGGATTCTACTTATTATGCCAATCTCTTTAAAGCCGATGGGCTAAAAGGCGGACACGTAATTATGCTTGGGAGTGGCAATGAAAAAGCTGCAACTGAGGCACTTCAAGCATATCCAAATGGACTGCAAGTTGGAGGTGGAATAAATCCCGAAAATGCTAGCATTTATTTGGAGAAGGGTGCAAGTCATGTTATAGTCACTTCCTATGTATTCAACAATGGACAAATAGTGTTTGAACATTTAGAAAAAATGGTCAAAGCCATTTCTAAAGAAAAATTGGTACTTGATCTAAGTTGCAGACAAAAATCAGGAAAATATTATGTTGTAACTGACCGATGGCAGAAATTCACTGAGTATGAGGTCAATCAAGAGCATTTAAGGCTGCTAGAAAGCTATTGCGATGAGTTCCTTATACATGGAGTAGATGTAGAAGGCAAACAACAAGGAATTGCCCTTCAATTGGTTGAAGATATTTCTAAGTGGATTCAAATCCCGGTTACATATGCGGGAGGTATTCGATCCTTTGAAGATATAAAAACAATCAATCGAATTGGACAAGGCAGAGTACATTATACCATTGGTAGTGCGCTTGATATATTTGGTGGGCAAATGAGCTATAGAGAGGTCGTTAATAATCAAGAAAATTAA
- a CDS encoding shikimate kinase — MNIILIGMPGAGKSTVGVVLAKALGFQFIDTDLIIQEREQELLHMIIQEKGMEAFLALEEKAILTLTGDNKVIATGGSVIYKEAGMNHLKKLGIVVYLNTHYKILEKRIRNMETRGIAMGKNNTLKDIYWERKALYERYADLTVTCKGKTVEKIVKLIKKQLQ; from the coding sequence ATGAACATTATTCTTATTGGTATGCCAGGAGCTGGTAAAAGTACAGTAGGTGTAGTGCTTGCTAAAGCATTGGGATTTCAATTCATTGATACGGATCTGATTATTCAAGAACGAGAGCAAGAACTACTACATATGATTATCCAAGAAAAAGGCATGGAAGCATTCCTAGCTTTGGAGGAGAAGGCAATTCTGACCCTTACAGGTGATAATAAGGTTATTGCTACAGGAGGGAGCGTTATTTATAAAGAAGCAGGTATGAACCACTTGAAAAAACTTGGTATAGTGGTGTATTTGAATACTCATTATAAAATTCTAGAAAAACGCATTCGTAATATGGAAACCAGAGGGATTGCTATGGGTAAAAATAACACGCTCAAAGACATATATTGGGAAAGAAAAGCACTATACGAAAGATATGCAGACCTTACAGTTACATGTAAAGGAAAAACAGTTGAAAAAATTGTTAAATTAATCAAAAAACAACTACAGTAA
- a CDS encoding tRNA (guanosine(46)-N7)-methyltransferase TrmB — MRHRNVKDAYQRLELHPIVIQDPIEYKGSWNKRFNNENPIYIEIGMGKGQFIIEHAIRNPNINFIGFEKFSAVLAKALEKVDQHQGLNNLLVIREDADRITKFFEEGELDRLYLNFSDPWPKERHEKRRLTYISFLEKYSFILKKESSIIFKTDNSKLFEFSVAQMKKFGYDVKEVIYDLQSSHYAQDNIMTEYETKFVSQGLKIYLTHAIV, encoded by the coding sequence ATGAGACATCGGAACGTAAAAGACGCATACCAAAGACTGGAATTGCATCCTATAGTTATTCAAGACCCAATAGAATATAAAGGTAGTTGGAATAAAAGATTTAACAATGAAAACCCAATATATATTGAAATCGGTATGGGCAAAGGACAGTTTATTATTGAACATGCTATCAGGAATCCCAATATCAACTTTATCGGATTCGAAAAGTTCTCGGCAGTGCTTGCAAAAGCATTAGAAAAGGTTGACCAACATCAAGGATTAAATAATCTTTTGGTTATTAGAGAAGATGCTGATCGAATAACCAAATTTTTTGAAGAAGGTGAGTTAGACCGACTATACTTAAACTTCTCAGATCCGTGGCCGAAAGAAAGACATGAAAAGAGAAGACTCACCTACATAAGCTTTTTAGAAAAGTATTCATTTATTTTAAAAAAAGAAAGTAGCATTATTTTCAAAACAGATAATAGTAAGCTTTTTGAATTTAGCGTAGCGCAAATGAAGAAATTTGGATATGATGTAAAAGAAGTAATTTATGATCTTCAATCTAGCCACTATGCACAAGATAATATTATGACGGAATACGAAACAAAGTTTGTTTCGCAAGGTTTGAAAATCTATTTAACACATGCGATAGTATAA
- the trxA gene encoding thioredoxin, with product MALAFTDINFENEVLNSTVPVLVDFYADWCGPCKMMAPVIEELSTQYEGKAKIGKLDVDQNGATAQKYKVMSIPTILLIKDGQVVETVVGAVPKQQLEAKIKAVL from the coding sequence ATGGCATTAGCATTTACAGATATTAATTTCGAAAATGAGGTTTTAAATTCAACAGTTCCAGTTTTAGTCGATTTTTATGCCGACTGGTGTGGACCTTGCAAGATGATGGCTCCAGTAATAGAGGAACTTTCAACTCAATATGAAGGTAAGGCAAAGATTGGTAAGCTTGATGTGGATCAAAATGGTGCAACAGCACAAAAATATAAAGTTATGAGTATACCAACAATTTTACTCATTAAGGATGGTCAAGTTGTAGAAACAGTAGTTGGAGCAGTACCAAAACAACAACTTGAAGCTAAGATAAAAGCAGTACTGTAA